Sequence from the [Bacteroides] pectinophilus genome:
GGCAAATAGTAACCACATGACCAGGAAGTATCTTGCAAAAAAGCTGCTGTAATTCCCATAAAAATGTATAAGGGCGGGAAGTGCAAGCCATGTTATAATGGCACACACAAATGCAATATCAAGGAGCAGCTTCGTAAAACGGGTAACGTTAAAGACATTATTCCTGCCGGTAGTGTTTGTATTCATATTAATCCTCCATTCATGCCCGTAAAATCGTTTGATTTTGTTATCGGTTCACGGTTATCAGTTTAGTTAATGTATACACCATGATTAATCAAAAGTCAATAAAAATTTATTGAAAAACGATAAAAACGCATAAGACACTGACATTGAAAAACGGTACTTTATGTGTTAAAATAAAACAAAGTGTGGACGTGAATAAAATATATGAAAATATATGGGAGAGAGCATATGGCGAGACGTACAATTCTTATTATTGATGATGTTGAGTTTAACAGACGTGCAGCTGAAGGTGTTCTTAGAGATGAATATGATCTTATTCAGGCAGGCTCGGCTAAGGAGGCACTGGCAATACTTGAAAGTACTGTCCCGGATCTTATCCTGCTGGATATCGTAATGCCGGAGATGGACGGATATGAAGCGATAGGCGTGATTAAGTCAAAGAATGCGTGGAAGGGAATACCGGTAATATTTCTTACCGGCAATTCGGACACGGTGAGTGAGGTGCGCGGACTTGACCTTGGTGCTGCGGATTTTATAACAAAACCATTTGTAGCTGCTGTTATGAAGCGCAGAATCAAGACCCAGCTTGAGTTGTATGATTATGAGCATCATCTTGAAGAGCTTGTAGACGAAAAGGTGAAAGAGATAGAGAAGATGCAGGATCTGCTTTCTGTAGGTTTTGCAGAGCTTGTTGAGTGCAGGGACGGCGTGACGGGTGGACACATAAAGAATACATCAATATATTTTACTGCATTTATTAATGAATTGCGCAAGGTTCCTAAGTATAAGAATGACCTTACGGAAGATTTTGTGCGAAGTGCAATACGCTCAGCACCGCTTCATGATATTGGCAAGATTGCGATATCGGATGATGTACTCCGCAAGGCAAGCCCTCTCGATAACGATGAATTTGATTATATGAAGTCACATACTGTGATAGGTGGGCAGACATTCCGCAAGATCCGTAATCAG
This genomic interval carries:
- a CDS encoding response regulator — encoded protein: MARRTILIIDDVEFNRRAAEGVLRDEYDLIQAGSAKEALAILESTVPDLILLDIVMPEMDGYEAIGVIKSKNAWKGIPVIFLTGNSDTVSEVRGLDLGAADFITKPFVAAVMKRRIKTQLELYDYEHHLEELVDEKVKEIEKMQDLLSVGFAELVECRDGVTGGHIKNTSIYFTAFINELRKVPKYKNDLTEDFVRSAIRSAPLHDIGKIAISDDVLRKASPLDNDEFDYMKSHTVIGGQTFRKIRNQVMDNYFISTAEEMALYHHERWNGKGYPYGLSGEEIPLSARIMSIVDVYDALTSKRPYKEPYSHEKSMAIIVEGRGQFFDPDLVDEFIKISPIISECLKQKEKLRQDYMGETRVYE